In Phlebotomus papatasi isolate M1 chromosome 1, Ppap_2.1, whole genome shotgun sequence, the following proteins share a genomic window:
- the LOC129809579 gene encoding uncharacterized protein LOC129809579 isoform X5 — protein sequence MEGPHHQRMPKFGAGNQPMPPSNTCVEKIMIGLEHAPPAFDLRGRLIGVGGANLHYIRNETGAMATLRGRGSMFLDPQFGQESPEPLHLYIEHLRPEGLQAARQLAKNLIETLQQELIQFQQMNPPATNIQYHAQSTVTQSSEQQIYTPQQIVQMGIPPPIIAVPPPVIQGPTVLQQQSLAQPASQIVPPPQYQAPQNPAPTPTIQSTPQHSIIQHSVPIQLHPNGNVMIQQQVQTNPPTLTSINLPPPGVHIPLKSGSLVQVQAAPPMPVFSQPPPNIQLQQQPPPSQIILNQAPPNNYQYQYIQQQPQLQTQLQQNETTQQQGHVTIQHIYQPQPQIQPQIQRIIHQNPTPQPIEQFQQIRPSQQYITLQGNTAYVVPPPNIVQQAGTTQPAPNQPNVVFSTQLPPPQTHQEIAGFAGPNAKPPETSGIGGMPMEERKFESKSPEYDQNKLDRAINATTFTFFTDNAINKNGVDGPPVTINSFCGRPPVQQNTVAMTSIPIIQAPPPIMSIPPPGIHQIIGNTYLTTAPSQQENYNATPVSIHQIQPPPQQSIHVPTVTAPTQHHVVLNHSWQPPPSQIHHITQANQLQNVQISHQIRNPASEIIVGNQIISAPNTEVASQHNSIITTLPPAPGMQVQFQPPPQPQPQPQQQQQPMPESGPPPQFGEVHTIPNSLQQRVSVMHQGPFDCPPMEKGPKGGAGGGGKNNSPQNACFSPENAQKQMGQMPRIGMKRKHEDEPGSVSTSPRIGMGNSCGDFIVNVRETQKTGCPETTTSSGNGSTNNTSGSPSTTNASASTYATDESKMDNGKTVNKVPMLMNAEGQPEQMGYSSGNYLSQQQAQQQRYMMDKNSDFGGGGQGKNDENYGPPQMPMRNEFRPNMRRYMGQDPNAPMMERGAMIPPPPHPGVFNRSGNYGGYPPRFRSQ from the exons ATGGAGGGGCCACACCATCAGCGAATGCCCAAATTTGGGGCTGGCAATCAGCCCATGCCTCCGTCAAATACGTGCGTGGAAAAGATTATGATTGGCCTGGAGCACGCTCCGCCGGCCTTTGATCTCCGTGGCCGGCTGATTGGGGTGGGTGGTGCAAATTTGCACTATATCCGCAATGAGACGGGTGCTATGGCCACTCTGAGGGGCAGGGGCTCGATGTTTCTGGATCCACAGTTTGGCCAGGAGTCACCAGAGCCTCTGCATTTGTACATCGAGCATTTACGTCCGGAGGGACTTCAGGCAGCTCGACAGCTGGCCAAGAATCTGATTGAGACCCTGCAGCAGGAACTGATTCAATTCCAACAGATGAATCCTCCAGCGACAAATATTCAGTACCATGCGCAATCCACAGTGACACAGTCTTCAGAG CAACAAATCTACACTCCGCAACAGATTGTTCAAATGGGCATTCCGCCGCCCATAATTGCCGTGCCACCGCCTGTGATTCAGGGGCCTACGGTGCTTCAGCAGCAAAGTTTGGCACAGCCGGCGTCACAAATTGTTCCGCCGCCACAGTACCAAGCACCTCAAAATCCAGCACCAACTCCCACTATTCAATCAACCCCCCAGCACTCCATCATCCAACACTCTGTGCCCATTCAGCTGCATCCCAATGGGAATGTGATGATTCAGCAGCAGGTGCAGACAAATCCACCCACACTGACCAGCATCAATCTGCCACCGCCGGGAGTGCATATCCCACTTAAATCGGGCTCTCTGGTGCAAGTACAAGCAGCACCACCGATGCCGGTGTTCTCACAGCCGCCGCCCAATATTCAATTGCAGCAGCAACCGCCGCCATCGCAAATAATTCTCAATCAGGCGCCTCCCAATAACTATCAGTACCAGTACATTCAGCAGCAGCCACAGTTGCAGACGCAACTGCAGCAGAATGAGACGACACAGCAACAGGGTCATGTCACCATTCAGCATATCTATCAGCCACAGCCGCAGATACAGCCACAGATTCAGAGGATTATCCATCAGAATCCTACACCACAGCCCATTGAGCAATTTCAGCAGATACGGCCAAGTCAGCAGTACATTACACTGCAGGGGAACACGGCGTATGTTGTACCACCCCCGAATATTGTTCAGCAAGCCGGAACGACACAGCCGGCACCCAATCAACCAAATGTGGTGTTTTCTACGCAATTGCCGCCGCCGCAGACGCATCAGGAGATTGCTGGGTTCGCTGGTCCGAATGCCAAGCCCCCAGAAACAAGTGGGATTGGAGGGATGCCCATGGAGGAGAGGAAATTTGAATCGAAAAGTCCTGAATACGACCAAAATAAACTAGATAGGGCAATTAATG CGACGACATTTACTTTCTTCACAGACAATGCAATCAACAAGAATGGTGTTGATGGACCTCCGGTAACAATAAATTCTTTCTGTGGGAGGCCACCTGTTCAGCAGAATACTGTGGCTATGACATCAATTCCCATAATTCAGGCACCACCACCAATAATGTCAATTCCACCACCGGGAATTCATCAGATCATTGGCAATACATATTTGACTACGGCACCGTCTCAGCAGGAGAATTACAATGCCACTCCGGTGTCTATACATCAGATTCAGCCACCGCCACAGCAGTCAATCCATGTGCCCACTGTTACGGCTCCCACGCAGCATCATGTTGTGCTCAATCATTCGTGGCAGCCACCTCCAAGTCAGATTCATCACATCACCCAGGCTAATCAGTTGCAGAATGTACAGATTTCGCATCAGATTCGAAATCCCGCCAGTGAGATCATTGTGGGCAATCAGATTATCAGTGCACCAAATACAGAAGTGGCCTCCCAGCATAATTCCATCATCACGACACTTCCTCCAGCTCCAGGGATGCAAGTTCAGTTTCAGCCGCCACCGCAGCCTCAGCCGCAGccgcagcagcagcagcaaccgATGCCAGAAAGTGGACCACCACCGCAATTTGGTGAAGTGCACACGATACCCAATAGCCTTCAGCAGAGGGTTAGTGTGATGCATCAGGGGCCATTTGACTGCCCGCCAATGGAGAAGGGACCTAAAGGTGGGGCCGGCGGCGGTGGGAAGAATAATTCCCCGCAGAATGCTTGCTTTTCACCGGAAAATGCACAGAAACAG ATGGGACAAATGCCAAGAATTGGCATGAAGCGAAAACATGAAGATGAGCCTGGAAGTGTTTCAACTTCACCAAGAATTGGAATGGG AAATAGTTGTGGAGATTTTATAGTAAACGTTCGAGAAACACAAAAAACAGGGTGTCCGGAAACGACAACATCAAGTGGCAATGGGAGCACGAATAATACGTCCGGATCACCTTCCACAACAAATGCATCAGCATCAACTTATGCTACAG ATGAGAGCAAAATGGATAATGGCAAAACGGTGAATAAAGTGCCGATGCTAATGAATGCTGAAGGACAACCTGAGCAGATGGGTTATTCCAGTGGGAATTATCTGTCACAGCAACAGGCCCAGCAACAGAGATATATGATGGACAAGAATAGTGATTTTGGCGGTGGAGGTCAAGGGAAGAATGATGAGAATTATGGGCCACCGCAGATGCCGATGAGAAATGAATTTCGGCCAAATATGAGGCGGTATATGGGACAAGATCCCAATGCACCCATGATGGAGCGTGGTGCTATGATTCCACCACCTCCACATCCAGGAGTTTTCAATAGATCCGGCAACTATGGGGGCTATCCACCGAGATTCAGAAGTCAATG A
- the LOC129809579 gene encoding trithorax group protein osa-like isoform X4, which yields MPQRLQGVNRNRNVLAPTVTPYPKSCKDLVTKEIVINDAPVVARNLLTKGQTQDEISQNSGASISTRGRYIAPAEKNSGKIHERPLYLYIQAHSKHSLDLAVQKISQIIQMEGPHHQRMPKFGAGNQPMPPSNTCVEKIMIGLEHAPPAFDLRGRLIGVGGANLHYIRNETGAMATLRGRGSMFLDPQFGQESPEPLHLYIEHLRPEGLQAARQLAKNLIETLQQELIQFQQMNPPATNIQYHAQSTVTQSSEQQIYTPQQIVQMGIPPPIIAVPPPVIQGPTVLQQQSLAQPASQIVPPPQYQAPQNPAPTPTIQSTPQHSIIQHSVPIQLHPNGNVMIQQQVQTNPPTLTSINLPPPGVHIPLKSGSLVQVQAAPPMPVFSQPPPNIQLQQQPPPSQIILNQAPPNNYQYQYIQQQPQLQTQLQQNETTQQQGHVTIQHIYQPQPQIQPQIQRIIHQNPTPQPIEQFQQIRPSQQYITLQGNTAYVVPPPNIVQQAGTTQPAPNQPNVVFSTQLPPPQTHQEIAGFAGPNAKPPETSGIGGMPMEERKFESKSPEYDQNKLDRAINDNAINKNGVDGPPVTINSFCGRPPVQQNTVAMTSIPIIQAPPPIMSIPPPGIHQIIGNTYLTTAPSQQENYNATPVSIHQIQPPPQQSIHVPTVTAPTQHHVVLNHSWQPPPSQIHHITQANQLQNVQISHQIRNPASEIIVGNQIISAPNTEVASQHNSIITTLPPAPGMQVQFQPPPQPQPQPQQQQQPMPESGPPPQFGEVHTIPNSLQQRVSVMHQGPFDCPPMEKGPKGGAGGGGKNNSPQNACFSPENAQKQMGQMPRIGMKRKHEDEPGSVSTSPRIGMGCGDFIVNVRETQKTGCPETTTSSGNGSTNNTSGSPSTTNASASTYATDESKMDNGKTVNKVPMLMNAEGQPEQMGYSSGNYLSQQQAQQQRYMMDKNSDFGGGGQGKNDENYGPPQMPMRNEFRPNMRRYMGQDPNAPMMERGAMIPPPPHPGVFNRSGNYGGYPPRFRSQ from the exons ATGCCGCAGAGGCTTCAAGGTGTGAACAGAAATCGCAATGTCCTGGCCCCAACAGTCACCCCCTACCCCAAATCATGTAAAGATCTCGTCACCAAGGAGATCGTGATCAATGATGCCCCAGTAGTGGCGAGGAATCTTCTGACCAAG GGACAGACGCAGGACGAGATATCACAGAATTCGGGCGCGTCAATCTCCACCCGTGGCCGATACATTGCTCCGGCTGAGAAGAACAGTGGTAAAATTCATGAGCGACCACTATATCTCTATATTCAAGCCCACTCGAAACATTCATTAGACT TGGCTGTGCAGAAGATTTCACAGATCATCCAGATGGAGGGGCCACACCATCAGCGAATGCCCAAATTTGGGGCTGGCAATCAGCCCATGCCTCCGTCAAATACGTGCGTGGAAAAGATTATGATTGGCCTGGAGCACGCTCCGCCGGCCTTTGATCTCCGTGGCCGGCTGATTGGGGTGGGTGGTGCAAATTTGCACTATATCCGCAATGAGACGGGTGCTATGGCCACTCTGAGGGGCAGGGGCTCGATGTTTCTGGATCCACAGTTTGGCCAGGAGTCACCAGAGCCTCTGCATTTGTACATCGAGCATTTACGTCCGGAGGGACTTCAGGCAGCTCGACAGCTGGCCAAGAATCTGATTGAGACCCTGCAGCAGGAACTGATTCAATTCCAACAGATGAATCCTCCAGCGACAAATATTCAGTACCATGCGCAATCCACAGTGACACAGTCTTCAGAG CAACAAATCTACACTCCGCAACAGATTGTTCAAATGGGCATTCCGCCGCCCATAATTGCCGTGCCACCGCCTGTGATTCAGGGGCCTACGGTGCTTCAGCAGCAAAGTTTGGCACAGCCGGCGTCACAAATTGTTCCGCCGCCACAGTACCAAGCACCTCAAAATCCAGCACCAACTCCCACTATTCAATCAACCCCCCAGCACTCCATCATCCAACACTCTGTGCCCATTCAGCTGCATCCCAATGGGAATGTGATGATTCAGCAGCAGGTGCAGACAAATCCACCCACACTGACCAGCATCAATCTGCCACCGCCGGGAGTGCATATCCCACTTAAATCGGGCTCTCTGGTGCAAGTACAAGCAGCACCACCGATGCCGGTGTTCTCACAGCCGCCGCCCAATATTCAATTGCAGCAGCAACCGCCGCCATCGCAAATAATTCTCAATCAGGCGCCTCCCAATAACTATCAGTACCAGTACATTCAGCAGCAGCCACAGTTGCAGACGCAACTGCAGCAGAATGAGACGACACAGCAACAGGGTCATGTCACCATTCAGCATATCTATCAGCCACAGCCGCAGATACAGCCACAGATTCAGAGGATTATCCATCAGAATCCTACACCACAGCCCATTGAGCAATTTCAGCAGATACGGCCAAGTCAGCAGTACATTACACTGCAGGGGAACACGGCGTATGTTGTACCACCCCCGAATATTGTTCAGCAAGCCGGAACGACACAGCCGGCACCCAATCAACCAAATGTGGTGTTTTCTACGCAATTGCCGCCGCCGCAGACGCATCAGGAGATTGCTGGGTTCGCTGGTCCGAATGCCAAGCCCCCAGAAACAAGTGGGATTGGAGGGATGCCCATGGAGGAGAGGAAATTTGAATCGAAAAGTCCTGAATACGACCAAAATAAACTAGATAGGGCAATTAATG ACAATGCAATCAACAAGAATGGTGTTGATGGACCTCCGGTAACAATAAATTCTTTCTGTGGGAGGCCACCTGTTCAGCAGAATACTGTGGCTATGACATCAATTCCCATAATTCAGGCACCACCACCAATAATGTCAATTCCACCACCGGGAATTCATCAGATCATTGGCAATACATATTTGACTACGGCACCGTCTCAGCAGGAGAATTACAATGCCACTCCGGTGTCTATACATCAGATTCAGCCACCGCCACAGCAGTCAATCCATGTGCCCACTGTTACGGCTCCCACGCAGCATCATGTTGTGCTCAATCATTCGTGGCAGCCACCTCCAAGTCAGATTCATCACATCACCCAGGCTAATCAGTTGCAGAATGTACAGATTTCGCATCAGATTCGAAATCCCGCCAGTGAGATCATTGTGGGCAATCAGATTATCAGTGCACCAAATACAGAAGTGGCCTCCCAGCATAATTCCATCATCACGACACTTCCTCCAGCTCCAGGGATGCAAGTTCAGTTTCAGCCGCCACCGCAGCCTCAGCCGCAGccgcagcagcagcagcaaccgATGCCAGAAAGTGGACCACCACCGCAATTTGGTGAAGTGCACACGATACCCAATAGCCTTCAGCAGAGGGTTAGTGTGATGCATCAGGGGCCATTTGACTGCCCGCCAATGGAGAAGGGACCTAAAGGTGGGGCCGGCGGCGGTGGGAAGAATAATTCCCCGCAGAATGCTTGCTTTTCACCGGAAAATGCACAGAAACAG ATGGGACAAATGCCAAGAATTGGCATGAAGCGAAAACATGAAGATGAGCCTGGAAGTGTTTCAACTTCACCAAGAATTGGAATGGG TTGTGGAGATTTTATAGTAAACGTTCGAGAAACACAAAAAACAGGGTGTCCGGAAACGACAACATCAAGTGGCAATGGGAGCACGAATAATACGTCCGGATCACCTTCCACAACAAATGCATCAGCATCAACTTATGCTACAG ATGAGAGCAAAATGGATAATGGCAAAACGGTGAATAAAGTGCCGATGCTAATGAATGCTGAAGGACAACCTGAGCAGATGGGTTATTCCAGTGGGAATTATCTGTCACAGCAACAGGCCCAGCAACAGAGATATATGATGGACAAGAATAGTGATTTTGGCGGTGGAGGTCAAGGGAAGAATGATGAGAATTATGGGCCACCGCAGATGCCGATGAGAAATGAATTTCGGCCAAATATGAGGCGGTATATGGGACAAGATCCCAATGCACCCATGATGGAGCGTGGTGCTATGATTCCACCACCTCCACATCCAGGAGTTTTCAATAGATCCGGCAACTATGGGGGCTATCCACCGAGATTCAGAAGTCAATG A
- the LOC129809579 gene encoding uncharacterized protein LOC129809579 isoform X7, giving the protein MPQRLQGVNRNRNVLAPTVTPYPKSCKDLVTKEIVINDAPVVARNLLTKGQTQDEISQNSGASISTRGRYIAPAEKNSGKIHERPLYLYIQAHSKHSLDLAVQKISQIIQMEGPHHQRMPKFGAGNQPMPPSNTCVEKIMIGLEHAPPAFDLRGRLIGVGGANLHYIRNETGAMATLRGRGSMFLDPQFGQESPEPLHLYIEHLRPEGLQAARQLAKNLIETLQQELIQFQQMNPPATNIQYHAQSTVTQSSEQQIYTPQQIVQMGIPPPIIAVPPPVIQGPTVLQQQSLAQPASQIVPPPQYQAPQNPAPTPTIQSTPQHSIIQHSVPIQLHPNGNVMIQQQVQTNPPTLTSINLPPPGVHIPLKSGSLVQVQAAPPMPVFSQPPPNIQLQQQPPPSQIILNQAPPNNYQYQYIQQQPQLQTQLQQNETTQQQGHVTIQHIYQPQPQIQPQIQRIIHQNPTPQPIEQFQQIRPSQQYITLQGNTAYVVPPPNIVQQAGTTQPAPNQPNVVFSTQLPPPQTHQEIAGFAGPNAKPPETSGIGGMPMEERKFESKSPEYDQNKLDRAINDNAINKNGVDGPPVTINSFCGRPPVQQNTVAMTSIPIIQAPPPIMSIPPPGIHQIIGNTYLTTAPSQQENYNATPVSIHQIQPPPQQSIHVPTVTAPTQHHVVLNHSWQPPPSQIHHITQANQLQNVQISHQIRNPASEIIVGNQIISAPNTEVASQHNSIITTLPPAPGMQVQFQPPPQPQPQPQQQQQPMPESGPPPQFGEVHTIPNSLQQRVSVMHQGPFDCPPMEKGPKGGAGGGGKNNSPQNACFSPENAQKQMGQMPRIGMKRKHEDEPGSVSTSPRIGMG; this is encoded by the exons ATGCCGCAGAGGCTTCAAGGTGTGAACAGAAATCGCAATGTCCTGGCCCCAACAGTCACCCCCTACCCCAAATCATGTAAAGATCTCGTCACCAAGGAGATCGTGATCAATGATGCCCCAGTAGTGGCGAGGAATCTTCTGACCAAG GGACAGACGCAGGACGAGATATCACAGAATTCGGGCGCGTCAATCTCCACCCGTGGCCGATACATTGCTCCGGCTGAGAAGAACAGTGGTAAAATTCATGAGCGACCACTATATCTCTATATTCAAGCCCACTCGAAACATTCATTAGACT TGGCTGTGCAGAAGATTTCACAGATCATCCAGATGGAGGGGCCACACCATCAGCGAATGCCCAAATTTGGGGCTGGCAATCAGCCCATGCCTCCGTCAAATACGTGCGTGGAAAAGATTATGATTGGCCTGGAGCACGCTCCGCCGGCCTTTGATCTCCGTGGCCGGCTGATTGGGGTGGGTGGTGCAAATTTGCACTATATCCGCAATGAGACGGGTGCTATGGCCACTCTGAGGGGCAGGGGCTCGATGTTTCTGGATCCACAGTTTGGCCAGGAGTCACCAGAGCCTCTGCATTTGTACATCGAGCATTTACGTCCGGAGGGACTTCAGGCAGCTCGACAGCTGGCCAAGAATCTGATTGAGACCCTGCAGCAGGAACTGATTCAATTCCAACAGATGAATCCTCCAGCGACAAATATTCAGTACCATGCGCAATCCACAGTGACACAGTCTTCAGAG CAACAAATCTACACTCCGCAACAGATTGTTCAAATGGGCATTCCGCCGCCCATAATTGCCGTGCCACCGCCTGTGATTCAGGGGCCTACGGTGCTTCAGCAGCAAAGTTTGGCACAGCCGGCGTCACAAATTGTTCCGCCGCCACAGTACCAAGCACCTCAAAATCCAGCACCAACTCCCACTATTCAATCAACCCCCCAGCACTCCATCATCCAACACTCTGTGCCCATTCAGCTGCATCCCAATGGGAATGTGATGATTCAGCAGCAGGTGCAGACAAATCCACCCACACTGACCAGCATCAATCTGCCACCGCCGGGAGTGCATATCCCACTTAAATCGGGCTCTCTGGTGCAAGTACAAGCAGCACCACCGATGCCGGTGTTCTCACAGCCGCCGCCCAATATTCAATTGCAGCAGCAACCGCCGCCATCGCAAATAATTCTCAATCAGGCGCCTCCCAATAACTATCAGTACCAGTACATTCAGCAGCAGCCACAGTTGCAGACGCAACTGCAGCAGAATGAGACGACACAGCAACAGGGTCATGTCACCATTCAGCATATCTATCAGCCACAGCCGCAGATACAGCCACAGATTCAGAGGATTATCCATCAGAATCCTACACCACAGCCCATTGAGCAATTTCAGCAGATACGGCCAAGTCAGCAGTACATTACACTGCAGGGGAACACGGCGTATGTTGTACCACCCCCGAATATTGTTCAGCAAGCCGGAACGACACAGCCGGCACCCAATCAACCAAATGTGGTGTTTTCTACGCAATTGCCGCCGCCGCAGACGCATCAGGAGATTGCTGGGTTCGCTGGTCCGAATGCCAAGCCCCCAGAAACAAGTGGGATTGGAGGGATGCCCATGGAGGAGAGGAAATTTGAATCGAAAAGTCCTGAATACGACCAAAATAAACTAGATAGGGCAATTAATG ACAATGCAATCAACAAGAATGGTGTTGATGGACCTCCGGTAACAATAAATTCTTTCTGTGGGAGGCCACCTGTTCAGCAGAATACTGTGGCTATGACATCAATTCCCATAATTCAGGCACCACCACCAATAATGTCAATTCCACCACCGGGAATTCATCAGATCATTGGCAATACATATTTGACTACGGCACCGTCTCAGCAGGAGAATTACAATGCCACTCCGGTGTCTATACATCAGATTCAGCCACCGCCACAGCAGTCAATCCATGTGCCCACTGTTACGGCTCCCACGCAGCATCATGTTGTGCTCAATCATTCGTGGCAGCCACCTCCAAGTCAGATTCATCACATCACCCAGGCTAATCAGTTGCAGAATGTACAGATTTCGCATCAGATTCGAAATCCCGCCAGTGAGATCATTGTGGGCAATCAGATTATCAGTGCACCAAATACAGAAGTGGCCTCCCAGCATAATTCCATCATCACGACACTTCCTCCAGCTCCAGGGATGCAAGTTCAGTTTCAGCCGCCACCGCAGCCTCAGCCGCAGccgcagcagcagcagcaaccgATGCCAGAAAGTGGACCACCACCGCAATTTGGTGAAGTGCACACGATACCCAATAGCCTTCAGCAGAGGGTTAGTGTGATGCATCAGGGGCCATTTGACTGCCCGCCAATGGAGAAGGGACCTAAAGGTGGGGCCGGCGGCGGTGGGAAGAATAATTCCCCGCAGAATGCTTGCTTTTCACCGGAAAATGCACAGAAACAG ATGGGACAAATGCCAAGAATTGGCATGAAGCGAAAACATGAAGATGAGCCTGGAAGTGTTTCAACTTCACCAAGAATTGGAATGGG ATGA
- the LOC129809579 gene encoding uncharacterized protein LOC129809579 isoform X6, with protein MPQRLQGVNRNRNVLAPTVTPYPKSCKDLVTKEIVINDAPVVARNLLTKGQTQDEISQNSGASISTRGRYIAPAEKNSGKIHERPLYLYIQAHSKHSLDLAVQKISQIIQMEGPHHQRMPKFGAGNQPMPPSNTCVEKIMIGLEHAPPAFDLRGRLIGVGGANLHYIRNETGAMATLRGRGSMFLDPQFGQESPEPLHLYIEHLRPEGLQAARQLAKNLIETLQQELIQFQQMNPPATNIQYHAQSTVTQSSEQQIYTPQQIVQMGIPPPIIAVPPPVIQGPTVLQQQSLAQPASQIVPPPQYQAPQNPAPTPTIQSTPQHSIIQHSVPIQLHPNGNVMIQQQVQTNPPTLTSINLPPPGVHIPLKSGSLVQVQAAPPMPVFSQPPPNIQLQQQPPPSQIILNQAPPNNYQYQYIQQQPQLQTQLQQNETTQQQGHVTIQHIYQPQPQIQPQIQRIIHQNPTPQPIEQFQQIRPSQQYITLQGNTAYVVPPPNIVQQAGTTQPAPNQPNVVFSTQLPPPQTHQEIAGFAGPNAKPPETSGIGGMPMEERKFESKSPEYDQNKLDRAINATTFTFFTDNAINKNGVDGPPVTINSFCGRPPVQQNTVAMTSIPIIQAPPPIMSIPPPGIHQIIGNTYLTTAPSQQENYNATPVSIHQIQPPPQQSIHVPTVTAPTQHHVVLNHSWQPPPSQIHHITQANQLQNVQISHQIRNPASEIIVGNQIISAPNTEVASQHNSIITTLPPAPGMQVQFQPPPQPQPQPQQQQQPMPESGPPPQFGEVHTIPNSLQQRVSVMHQGPFDCPPMEKGPKGGAGGGGKNNSPQNACFSPENAQKQMGQMPRIGMKRKHEDEPGSVSTSPRIGMG; from the exons ATGCCGCAGAGGCTTCAAGGTGTGAACAGAAATCGCAATGTCCTGGCCCCAACAGTCACCCCCTACCCCAAATCATGTAAAGATCTCGTCACCAAGGAGATCGTGATCAATGATGCCCCAGTAGTGGCGAGGAATCTTCTGACCAAG GGACAGACGCAGGACGAGATATCACAGAATTCGGGCGCGTCAATCTCCACCCGTGGCCGATACATTGCTCCGGCTGAGAAGAACAGTGGTAAAATTCATGAGCGACCACTATATCTCTATATTCAAGCCCACTCGAAACATTCATTAGACT TGGCTGTGCAGAAGATTTCACAGATCATCCAGATGGAGGGGCCACACCATCAGCGAATGCCCAAATTTGGGGCTGGCAATCAGCCCATGCCTCCGTCAAATACGTGCGTGGAAAAGATTATGATTGGCCTGGAGCACGCTCCGCCGGCCTTTGATCTCCGTGGCCGGCTGATTGGGGTGGGTGGTGCAAATTTGCACTATATCCGCAATGAGACGGGTGCTATGGCCACTCTGAGGGGCAGGGGCTCGATGTTTCTGGATCCACAGTTTGGCCAGGAGTCACCAGAGCCTCTGCATTTGTACATCGAGCATTTACGTCCGGAGGGACTTCAGGCAGCTCGACAGCTGGCCAAGAATCTGATTGAGACCCTGCAGCAGGAACTGATTCAATTCCAACAGATGAATCCTCCAGCGACAAATATTCAGTACCATGCGCAATCCACAGTGACACAGTCTTCAGAG CAACAAATCTACACTCCGCAACAGATTGTTCAAATGGGCATTCCGCCGCCCATAATTGCCGTGCCACCGCCTGTGATTCAGGGGCCTACGGTGCTTCAGCAGCAAAGTTTGGCACAGCCGGCGTCACAAATTGTTCCGCCGCCACAGTACCAAGCACCTCAAAATCCAGCACCAACTCCCACTATTCAATCAACCCCCCAGCACTCCATCATCCAACACTCTGTGCCCATTCAGCTGCATCCCAATGGGAATGTGATGATTCAGCAGCAGGTGCAGACAAATCCACCCACACTGACCAGCATCAATCTGCCACCGCCGGGAGTGCATATCCCACTTAAATCGGGCTCTCTGGTGCAAGTACAAGCAGCACCACCGATGCCGGTGTTCTCACAGCCGCCGCCCAATATTCAATTGCAGCAGCAACCGCCGCCATCGCAAATAATTCTCAATCAGGCGCCTCCCAATAACTATCAGTACCAGTACATTCAGCAGCAGCCACAGTTGCAGACGCAACTGCAGCAGAATGAGACGACACAGCAACAGGGTCATGTCACCATTCAGCATATCTATCAGCCACAGCCGCAGATACAGCCACAGATTCAGAGGATTATCCATCAGAATCCTACACCACAGCCCATTGAGCAATTTCAGCAGATACGGCCAAGTCAGCAGTACATTACACTGCAGGGGAACACGGCGTATGTTGTACCACCCCCGAATATTGTTCAGCAAGCCGGAACGACACAGCCGGCACCCAATCAACCAAATGTGGTGTTTTCTACGCAATTGCCGCCGCCGCAGACGCATCAGGAGATTGCTGGGTTCGCTGGTCCGAATGCCAAGCCCCCAGAAACAAGTGGGATTGGAGGGATGCCCATGGAGGAGAGGAAATTTGAATCGAAAAGTCCTGAATACGACCAAAATAAACTAGATAGGGCAATTAATG CGACGACATTTACTTTCTTCACAGACAATGCAATCAACAAGAATGGTGTTGATGGACCTCCGGTAACAATAAATTCTTTCTGTGGGAGGCCACCTGTTCAGCAGAATACTGTGGCTATGACATCAATTCCCATAATTCAGGCACCACCACCAATAATGTCAATTCCACCACCGGGAATTCATCAGATCATTGGCAATACATATTTGACTACGGCACCGTCTCAGCAGGAGAATTACAATGCCACTCCGGTGTCTATACATCAGATTCAGCCACCGCCACAGCAGTCAATCCATGTGCCCACTGTTACGGCTCCCACGCAGCATCATGTTGTGCTCAATCATTCGTGGCAGCCACCTCCAAGTCAGATTCATCACATCACCCAGGCTAATCAGTTGCAGAATGTACAGATTTCGCATCAGATTCGAAATCCCGCCAGTGAGATCATTGTGGGCAATCAGATTATCAGTGCACCAAATACAGAAGTGGCCTCCCAGCATAATTCCATCATCACGACACTTCCTCCAGCTCCAGGGATGCAAGTTCAGTTTCAGCCGCCACCGCAGCCTCAGCCGCAGccgcagcagcagcagcaaccgATGCCAGAAAGTGGACCACCACCGCAATTTGGTGAAGTGCACACGATACCCAATAGCCTTCAGCAGAGGGTTAGTGTGATGCATCAGGGGCCATTTGACTGCCCGCCAATGGAGAAGGGACCTAAAGGTGGGGCCGGCGGCGGTGGGAAGAATAATTCCCCGCAGAATGCTTGCTTTTCACCGGAAAATGCACAGAAACAG ATGGGACAAATGCCAAGAATTGGCATGAAGCGAAAACATGAAGATGAGCCTGGAAGTGTTTCAACTTCACCAAGAATTGGAATGGG ATGA